From Ornithorhynchus anatinus isolate Pmale09 chromosome X3, mOrnAna1.pri.v4, whole genome shotgun sequence, the proteins below share one genomic window:
- the ICE1 gene encoding little elongation complex subunit 1 isoform X1, whose product MMPGETQSMTAGTAADASACQGCSQLQQNLNEYVAALITLKQKIIDTGNLLAEYQHKCNELQFAERENSTLRHQVEQMLEKISPLEKCQEELGCLKAELEEKKSTLKIYQETHLEYTRVKEECLKSDIVKKKLEARVKKLEEAAIKQTQDFKQLKMEKKILEKELKKAQEKIEAFPKQKNKKVLKHTGTQSSNDDPVANLDKKKIRLLLKELWLCIDSTSETLQPEDEECIPSPSFEELSVTPEKKTKALNEEEKAAEEHRQSRKSLDDCEAPPHQSSPVETLEMQTCLTTLSMEVDREPPGSDSSADDRIGEEDRSIEIAFREDDGTEPGRTEEAQDRWSDFPGEKHKLTEEELQVILNWVKPPPLLSPVKSLPRFTPDTLFGDLSDSSDDEISHSAQAVECILENNPAEFQNTYGLNGVEEESKHWDEGPEPDPGIVSPSKLDKNDVTPGGYDILTTKPRDCSEDKVESEQTASITSTGTDEEPPAVPFEYVTDDKSGTSEKMESQVAETIQEVDHKAVQVEETACAIVCSSPSSECPRQATPVPVPAVEASPSRTDPCSPQRSRERSIQPAEPPGESVSAKEQASQSKLDKQMATEIACPGESVSTAHRRLQEEGREAASEKEEMKMSNRQSEPGFQETSESEDGEAALRRENPGEDFLFSFSTDASSSLNSSGFKSQDNEMTYQSRMERTVKQCVVTDSVTEANLGEIPPVEPNTCEPVPRSQNLSTSDRRSEPSEGSRGESKLELTLRALKLGSGTTESVQNSTEMEGAGIPEDQAKVQPGDQSGCGGRSGERDKIEDQRIEVDETELENPSLSDCLSNLVKCDRSFEIYKSRSVEESEQLLKRNFERPGAEPGGEQEVLKLELRSTLEGTRMSPKLEFLEGEDDPVELKEELLVASHNRRTLSLSLETNSRTDGDQTKSEKQPVAELESLKSCGREVNIPPERTSPQPKGVIEKSDEPLESEEVDAASPVEQATSTWPRSDLKASADFLAVEDSVCATAGESPVPSEGFSVQSQKSHTAEMFVLRDRGKPNQPCDATILTTSGAGVDEDPRPCINGTWEDGRALEEIDPGGSVSSGGEARTVRPDLPSPSTPRIRNGPLQQKCRVSDPADASCFFWGFKTFSSLSKENGRGTNPVSHSFQFPLAYRQAECADVKKAKREPLSHASESKSAREIESESEQPVLVVEPPERRTEVAAKDADVPVVKRERWPSTEIESLTAVLENFTLNAASESSGFPAAGVEYESDPVRNYAAGNSTTESAGEERVTEKRGENELKEEEVIPGEKNGSRLWEDSLEATKETSESEEEVYPLRKVKCKSQFTQCFMGASLQTPTREEAQNIETNFQAPAGRKSGDSSLMTTCSSVAGGEIKGIFLPCAVANPSSSDAVDELPPAVAKLDRKNDPPAVDGVHGETTRSVPAPMENLSRKNGPPVLDGVNGETTQRVEHGRRSAAHGGTSDGENVLSEWTGSTLQPSETLVRDPTGNDTDGSEDTQPQDRVSGRDPEIVNRRVVKNGELDLGIVEPGNQRSVNGEQLESETDRTEARATHAEAPQAQNNICPERLEDDLAPEELVHPLLSRESFSRNGKSAMSKDSCLWNLLPASGLLSVPREHNLTPESQSVEFDSRDDILELETFGDPVCSNGTRSDLPNGKLPVPSTEASTETKPEQGRPPQKLSHSRCKGKLQQGHVTQPVLANADTSTPTKCSSDVITRIREEIGPPLPPLLPPLLDTPPRALRPVSPIMSTSSQSSLPSPLDDLISPLRDTPVPPLMSPLSDDPRYKSPLFASPSPSDALAGRRILTSPLQFCAATPKHALPVPGRLPPSAVGNSTPGRPQENSVKILDTMYPELSARARTLNILKGNIQLNRCPQSNCKSLPGPVNQITGFKAIASTSTAFVKTGSGAGAEGDREKVEDAETQSASSRERGCKRASVSTSVLRSAKRLRLDSESPKAENGLGDAPAGIAEDLPAGSPQIESPGAGRGEPGGEPANSSAGESPSPTQEMAEPRDGGVTDALKKIAETCFDLLPVISSHVYVGNISRKPVMRDQEKEVVSEFGITKKHLAETLLHAILSELKTQKPSPDHSYVHALCRVYVGICRHLGDLERARLFCYTLLKEDFPESEKLTLFIASTWHDIFIFQGVLNKAIQLVARQRARGEVLNCLSAYLNWEENSSLDVGIMISSLLLAIQLCPKMEFQLREKFGEDLSDSTWEYIFAIDLLCCHQKWVWTHDNIVSKELWPVMDTWIRHRKGNTNTTCPPDVIVASILRLIGRLGQLGLKEGYSFAVKNISRVIGTFIKHAPEEAVPWAVQLAAVYALCELSPSNPSEAFDVLNSWRTGAAKSVPSAVSGCIAEISEMRAAERA is encoded by the exons aaaaaataaGATTGTTACTGAAAGAACTCTGGTTGTGCATCGACTCCACCTCAGAGACACTGCAGCCTGAGGATGAAGAATGCATCCCAT caccTTCCTTCGAAGAACTTTCAGTGACACCAGAAAAGAAaactaaggctttgaatgaggaaG AAAAGGCGGCCGAAGAACACCGACAGTCGAGGAAGTCTCTTGATGACTGTGAAGCGCCTCCACACCAGAGCAGTCCCGTAGAAACCCTAGAAATGCAGACGTGCTTAACGACCCTGTCGATGGAAGTAGACCGGGAACCTCCTGGCTCGGACTCCTCAGCCGATGACAGGATCGGCGAAGAGGACCGCAGTATTGAAATTGCTTTTCGCGAGGACGACGGGACAGAGcctgggaggacagaagaggcACAGGACAGATGGTCTGACTTCCCGGGTGAAAAACACAAACTCACTGAAGAGGAGCTACAAGTGATCTTGAACTGGGTCAAACCCCCTCCCCTTTTGTCTCCGGTGAAATCGTTGCCACGGTTTACGCCA GACACGTTGTTTGGAGACCTTTCGGATTCCAGCGACGACGAAATATCTCATAGTGCGCAAGCTGTCGAATGTATTCTAGAAAACAACCCAGCTGAATTCCAGAACACCTATGGCCTCAACGGTGTAGAAGAGGAAAGTAAACACTGGGACGAAGGGCCCGAACCAGACCCCGGCATCGTGAGCCCAAGTAAACTGGATAAGAATGACGTCACACCCGGTGGGTACGACATTTTGACAACAAAACCAAGAGATTGTAGTGAGGACAAAGTGGAGTCAGAGCAGACAGCTTCGATAACTTCCACCGGAACTGATGAAGAACCCCCGGCGGTGCCATTTGAATATGTAACGGATGACAAGTCGGGTACGTCAGAGAAGATGGAaagccaagtggcagaaacaaTCCAGGAGGTGGATCACAAAGCGGTGCAAGTCGAAGAGACAGCCTGTGCAATTGTTTGTTCGTCTCCTAGCTCTGAGTGCCCGAGGCAGGCGACACCTGTCCCGGTGCCGGCGGTGGAGGCCTCCCCTTCGCGTACGGATCCGTGTAGCCCTCAACGTAGCCGGGAAAGGTCCATTCAACCAGCAGAGCCTCCGGGGGAGAGCGTGTCAGCTAAAGAACAAGCGTCCCAGTCGAAACTTGATAAACAAATGGCAACGGAAATCGCCTGTCCCGGCGAAAGTGTGTCGACAGCCCACCGACGTCTCCAGGaagaaggcagagaggcagcgagtgagaaggaagaaatgaaaatgtcCAACCGTCAGTCGGAGCCCGGTTTCCAAGAAACCAGCGAATCAGAAGACGGAGAGGCCGCCCTTAGAAGAGAGAACCCTGGGGAggattttttgttttccttttctaccGATGCTTCTTCATCGCTTAACTCCAGCGGTTTCAAGAGTCAGGATAACGAGATGACGTATCAGTCGAGGATGGAAAGGACAGTAAAGCAGTGTGTTGTTACAGACTCTGTTACTGAGGCTAACCTTGGCGAGATCCCACCGGTGGAACCAAACACTTGCGAGCCAGTTCCTCGGTCTCAGAATCTGTCCACGTCGGACAGGCGGTCGGAGCCTTCAGAGGGTTCTCGAGGCGAAAGCAAACTGGAGCTCACCCTCCGGGCTTTGAAGCTCGGATCGGGGACGACGGAATCAGTCCAGAATAGCACGGAGATGGAGGGTGCCGGCATTCCAGAAGACCAGGCCAAAGTGCAGCCAGGCGATCAGTCGGGATGTGGAGGCAGAAGTGGCGAACGAGATAAAATTGAAGATCAGAGGATTGAAGTTGATGAAACCGAATTAGAAAACCCATCTTTAAGCGACTGTCTTAGTAATTTGGTAAAGTGTGATCGTAGTTTCGAAATATACAAATCACGTAGCGTTGAAGAAAGCGAGCAGCTACTGAAGAGAAATTTTGAAAGACCGGGAGCTGAACCAGGCGGTGAACAAGAAGTTTTGAAGTTAGAACTGAGGTCTACCTTGGAAGGCACAAGAATGTCACCCAAATTAGAATTTCTTGAGGGAGAAGACGATCCCGTAGAACTGAAGGAGGAATTACTTGTAGCTAGCCATAACCGTAGGACTCTGTCCTTATCCCTCGAAACAAATTCGAGAACAGACGGCGACCAGACAAAATCTGAAAAACAGCCCGTTGCGGAGCTTGAATCTCTAAAATCGTGTGGTAGGGAGGTGAATATTCCACCTGAACGGACGTCACCCCAACCGAAAGGTGTCATCGAGAAAAGTGACGAACCATTAGAAAGCGAGGAAGTAGACGCGGCATCGCCGGTCGAGCAAGCCACTTCAACCTGGCCACGGTCCGATTTGAAGGCCTCTGCTGATTTCCTCGCCGTAGAGGATTCTGTGTGTGCAACAGCCGGAGAGTCACCGGTCCCTTCTGAAGGATTCTCGGTTCAAAGCCAGAAAAGCCATACGGCAGAAATGTTTGTCCTGCGTGATAGAGGGAAGCCAAATCAGCCTTGTGATGCCACGATTCTGACTACCTCGGGAGCGGGTGTCGACGAGGACCCCCGGCCTTGTATAAACGGGACGTGGGAAGACGGCAGGGCTTTAGAGGAGATAGACCCCGGGGGTTCCGTGAGTTCGGGAGGCGAAGCTCGAACTGTACGCCCTGACCTCCCGTCTCCGAGCACGCCCCGGATCCGGAATGGACCTCTGCAGCAGAAGTGCAGAGTTTCTGACCCGGCTGATGCGAGTTGTTTTTTCTGGGGCTTTAAAACGTTTTCTTCCCTAAGTAAAGAAAATGGCAGAGGCACGAATCCCGTCAGTCACTCTTTTCAGTTTCCCTTGGCTTATCGGCAAGCAGAATGTGCTGATGTTAAAAAAGCGAAGCGTGAGCCACTTAGTCACGCTAGTGAAAGTAAAAGCGCGAGAGAAATCGAGAGTGAGAGCGAGCAACCCGTTCTCGTCGTAGAACCTCCAGAGCGACGAACGGAAGTTGCAGCTAAAGATGCCGACGTACCTGTGGTGAAACGAGAGCGTTGGCCATCCACGGAAATCGAATCTTTAACGGCAGTCCTGGAAAATTTTACCCTAAATGCTGCGTCTGAGAGCAGTGGATTTCCAGCGGCGGGAGTAGAGTATGAAAGCGATCCTGTAAGGAATTATGCGGCGGGGAACTCCACGACAGAAAGTGCTGGTGAAGAAAGGGTGACCGAGAAGCGTGGAGAGAACGAActaaaggaagaggaggtgatacctggagaaaaaaatggaagCCGACTCTGGGAAGACTCTTTGGAGGCTACCAAAGAGACGAGCGAATCGGAAGAGGAGGTTTATCCCTTAAGAAAAGTCAAGTGTAAGAGCCAGTTTACCCAGTGTTTTATGGGGGCCTCACTTCAGACACCTACCAGAGAAGAAGCACAAAACATTGAGACCAATTTCCAGGCTCCTGCTGGCAGAAAATCTGGAGACTCCTCTCTCATGACCACATGCAGCAGCGTGGCCGGGGGAGAGATTAAAGGAATCTTTCTACCTTGTGCCGTGGCTAACCCCTCTTCATCGGATGCTGTAGATGAGCTTCCGCCAGCGGTGGCAAAACTCGATCGTAAAAATGATCCTCCCGCAGTTGATGGGGTTCACGGCGAAACCACCCGAAGTGTCCCAGCACCGATGGAGAACCTCAGTCGTAAAAATGGCCCTCCCGTGCTCGACGGGGTTAACGGTGAAACGACCCAAAGGGTAGAACACGGACGGCGCTCAGCTGCACACGGGGGAACTAGCGATGGAGAGAACGTTTTGTCCGAGTGGACAGGATCAACATTACAGCCGTCTGAGACGTTAGTACGGGACCCCACGGGGAATGATACCGACGGGTCGGAAGATACCCAGCCGCAGGATCGGGTGTCAGGGAGGGACCCCGAAATCGTAAATCGACGTGTTGTGAAGAACGGGGAATTGGATCTGGGAATCGTAGAGCCCGGCAACCAGAGGTCGGTAAATGGCGAACAACTCGAGTCAGAAACGGACCGGACCGAGGCCCGTGCGACTCACGCAGAAGCCCCTCAAGCTCAAAATAATATTTGTCCAGAGAGGCTGGAAGATGATCTCGCTCCCGAGGAGCTCGTCCATCCCTTACTGTCCCGGGAAAGTTTTTCCAGAAATGGTAAAAGCGCTATGTCCAAAGACAGCTGTCTGTGGAATCTACTCCCCGCATCCGGGTTACTCTCCGTCCCTCGAGAACATAATTTAACTCCCGAGTCCCAGAGCGTCGAATTTGATAGTAGAGACGATATCTTAGAACTGGAGACCTTCGGTGACCCGGTGTGTAGCAACGGGACGCGGTCAGATCTCCCGAACGGAAAGTTACCGGTTCCGTCGACGGAGGCTTCCACCGAGACGAAACCTGAACAAGGGAGGCCTCCTCAGAAATTATCGCATAGCAGGTGTAAAGGCAAACTTCAGCAGGGTCACGTGACCCAGCCGGTTTTAGCCAACGCCGACACTTCCACCCCGACGAAATGTTCTTCCGACGTGATCACCAGGATAAGGGAAGAGATAGGTCCGCCTTTGCCTCCCCTGCTGCCCCCTTTACTGGATACGCCCCCGAGAGCGCTGCGTCCCGTCTCCCCGATCATGTCGACCTCTAGTCAGTCCTCGCTACCGTCACCTCTTGATGACTTGATCTCCCCGTTACGGGACACGCCGGTCCCTCCGCTGATGTCTCCGCTGTCGGACGACCCTCGGTACAAATCGCCCCTGTTCGCCAGTCCGTCGCCCTCGGATGCGTTAGCCGGTCGAAGGATCCTCACGTCCCCCCTGCAGTTTTGTGCCGCCACGCCGAAGCACGCCCTCCCCGTGCCCGGAAGGCTTCCTCCGTCCGCGGTGGGCAACTCCACGCCCGGAAGGCCACAGGAGAATTCCGTGAAGATCCTCGACACCATGTACCCGGAACTGTCCGCCAGAGCCAGAACGCTCAACATCCTCAAAGGCAACATTCAGCTGAACAGGTGCCCCCAGTCCAACTGCAAAAGTTTACCGGGGCCCGTCAACCAGATCACGGGATTCAAAGCGATCGCCTCCACGTCGACGGCGTTCGTTAAAACGGGAAGCGGCGCCGGCGCCGAGGGCGACAGGGAGAAGGTAGAGGACGCGGAGACTCAGTCCGCAAGTTCACGGGAGCGGGGGTGTAAAAGGGCATCGGTCTCCACGTCGGTTCTGCGGAGCGCTAAAAGGCTGCGCCTAGACAGCGAGTCGCCCAAAGCGGAGAACGGTCTGGGGGACGCTCCCGCGGGGATCGCCGAAGACCTCCCAGCCGGGTCCCCTCAGATTGAAAGCCCGGGGGCGGGCCGTGGGGAGCCCGGGGGGGAGCCGGCCAACAGCTCTGCTGGCGAATCGCCTTCGCCGACCCAAGAGATGGCCGAGCCCCGCGACGGCGGCGTGACCGACGCGCTGAAGAAAATCGCCGAAACCTGTTTCGATCTGTTGCCTGTCATTTCCAGCCATGTGTACGTGGGGAATATTTCTAGGAAGCCGGTAATGAGAGATCAAGAGAAAGAAGTCGTCTCTGAATTCGGAATCACGAAGAAG CATCTAGCAGAAACCTTGCTTCACGCGATTCTCTCCGAACTGAAAACGCAGAAGCCGTCTCCGGACCACAGTTACGTTCATGCCCTGTGCAGGGTGTATGTCGGGATCTGCAGGCATCTCGGAGACTTGGAACGGGCTCGCCTCTTCTGTTACACCCTGCTTAAAGAAG ATTTTCCAGAATCTGAGAAGTTAACTCTGTTCATCGCAAGCACGTGGCATGATATATTTATCTTTCAAGGAGTGCTGAACAAAGCCATCCAGCTCGTCGCCCGGCAGCGTGCCAGAGGAGAGGTTCTGAACTGCTTGAGTGCTTATCTCAACTGGGAAGAG AACTCCTCCTTGGATGTCGGTATCATGATCTCAAGTCTGCTTTTGGCGATACAGTTATGTCCTAAAATGGAATTTCAGTTAAGAGAAAAATTTGGTGAAGACCTAAGTGACAGCACTTGGGAATATATATTTGCTATCGATCTACTTTGCTGTCATCagaaatgggtttggacacaCGATAACATCGTAAG TAAAGAGCTGTGGCCAGTCATGGACACGTGGATACGGCACAGAAAGGGGAACACGAACACTACGTGCCCTCCGGATGTTATTGTGGCGTCGATACTCAGACTGATCG gCCGCTTAGGCCAGCTAGGTTTAAAAGAAGGCTATTCTTTTGCTGTGAAAAACATCAGCAGAGTCATCGGTACTTTCATAAAACATGCGCCAGAAGAAG CCGTACCCTGGGCCGTGCAGTTGGCGGCTGTCTACGCGCTTTGCGAACTGAGTCCCAGCAACCCGTCGGAAGCGTTCGACGTGTTAAACTCTTGGAGAACGGGGGCCGCGAAGAGCGTCCCGTCCGCGGTCAGCGGCTGCATAGCTGAAATCAGCGAGATGCGAGCCGCGGAACGCGCTTAA